In Silene latifolia isolate original U9 population chromosome 3, ASM4854445v1, whole genome shotgun sequence, a single window of DNA contains:
- the LOC141648885 gene encoding uncharacterized protein LOC141648885, whose amino-acid sequence MCGGDQKSLETSEHLFRDCGLASRLWAGSVLEIRVESAGGISISEWIYDWIRYLSNSEGGEGKTITFVALLWGLWTLRNNVIFQELDLNPHTIMGCFYNSVREKVQMLCNSSQTKPPQLMLRSSDEGSNHEDREAIHNGHRVNLIGKHNSCAAVRVKVDASWVRNFEAAVGWVVFDHTGKDIERRQVRISAESALQAEALGVREVLVWAQAQRILHINLSSDCLQLINQIEGVDKEDHIIAGILEDIRERLSFFHCLCLNFIPRRLNSLAHGLAKEALRL is encoded by the coding sequence ATGTGTGGAGGCGATCAAAAGAGTTTAGAAACCTCGGAACATCTTTTTCGTGATTGTGGTCTTGCTAGCAGGCTCTGGGCAGGTTCGGTATTAGAAATCAGAGTGGAAAGTGCAGGGGGAATTTCTATTTCGGAATGGATTTATGATTGGATTAGATACTTGTCCAATAGTGAGGGGGGCGAAGGCAAAACGATAACTTTTGTGGCCCTTCTGTGGGGTTTATGGACGTTACGGAACAATGTCATCTTTCAAGAGTTGGATTTGAACCCACATACGATTATGGGGTGCTTCTATAATTCAGTTCGGGAGAAGGTGCAAATGCTATGTAACTCTTCACAGACTAAGCCACCCCAGTTGATGCTGAGAAGTTCTGATGAAGGCTCGAACCATGAGGACAGAGAGGCCATTCACAATGGTCACCGCGTCAATCTTATAGGAAAACATAACAGTTGTGCTGCGGTACGGGTCAAAGTGGATGCTAGCTGGGTACGAAACTTCGAAGCAGCGGTCGGCTGGGTGGTTTTTGACCATACGGGGAAGGATATAGAGAGAAGACAGGTGCGCATCAGCGCTGAGTCGGCTTTACAAGCAGAAGCACTCGGGGTTAGAGAGGTTCTGGTATGGGCACAAGCGCAGAGGATTCTACACATTAATTTATCGTCTGATTGTTTGCAGCTTATCAACCAGATTGAAGGAGTTGACAAGGAAGATCACATAATTGCTGGAATTCTGGAGGATATTCGTGAACGACTTAGTTTCTTTCATTGTTTATGTCTTAATTTTATTCCGCGACGTCTTAATAGCTTAGCGCATGGGCTGGCTAAGGAAGCCCTGCGATTGTAA